A single window of Vigna radiata var. radiata cultivar VC1973A chromosome 4, Vradiata_ver6, whole genome shotgun sequence DNA harbors:
- the LOC106759155 gene encoding probable global transcription activator SNF2L2, which translates to MQSGGGPGGGPGRNPAGRAASTSSAAASPSSSSSAASHLESLQQQQQQQQIGSRQSFQQQLLRKPEGSEAFLAYQAGLQGIFGSNNFPPSSMQLPQQSRKFVDLAQHGSNQGQGVEQQMLNPAQAAYFQYALQASQQKSALAMQQPKMGMMGSSSVKDQDMRMGNLKMQDLMSMQAVNQAQASSSRNSSDHFNHGEKRVEQGQQLAPARKSEGNPSSQGPAVGNIVPGNIIRPVQALANQQNTSNTMNNQIAMSAQLRAMQAWAHEQNIDMSHPANAQLMAQLIPLMQSRMVQQPKVNDTNSGAQSSPVPVSNQQVTSPAVASESSARANSSGDVSAQSGSVKGRQMAPPNHLSPPISAGIASTSSDMTVQQFSLHSRDTQGSLKQSVLTGNGMHSQQTSANMNIGADHPLNAKASSSCPEPAKMQYIRQLNQSASQGGGLTNEGGSGNYTKTQAGPSQTPQQRNGFTKQQLHVLKAQILAFRRLKKGEGALPQELLRSINPPPLDLQVQQPIHSGGAQNQERSAGNIVAEQQRQNEANAKDSQHIPSISGNISSKKEAFMRDESNPVTAVYMQATSPVIKESAGREEQQSVVCSAKSDQENEHGINRTSVRNELVLDKGKAVAAPQSSVADTVQPNKPSQASTVAQSKDMASTGKYHGPLFDFPFFTRKHDSFGSSMMLNNNNNLSLAYDVKELLFEEGMEVITKRKTENLRKIEGLLAVNLERKRIRPDLVLKLQIEGKKLRLLDLQARLRDEIDQQQQEIMAMPDRPYRKFVRLCERQRMELARQVHASQRALREKQLKSIFQWRKKLLETHWAIRDARTARNRGVAKYHERMLKEFSKRKDDDRNKRMEALKNNDVDRYREMLLEQQTSIQGDAAERYAVLSTFLTQTEEYLHKLGSKITTAKNQQEVEEAAKAAAAAARLQGLSEEEVRAAAACAGEEVMIRNRFMEMNAPKDSSSVSKYYSLAHAVSEKVVRQPSMLRAGTLRDYQLVGLQWMLSLYNNKLNGILADEMGLGKTVQVMALIAYLMEFKGNYGPHLIIVPNAVMVNWKSELYTWLPSVSCIFYAGGKDYRSKLYSQEIMAMKFNVLVTTYEFIMYDRSRLSKIDWKYIIIDEAQRMKDRESVLARDLDRYRCQRRLLLTGTPLQNDLKELWSLLNLLLPEVFDNKKAFNDWFSKPFQKEGSSQNTEDDWLETEKKVIIIHRLHQILEPFMLRRRVEEVEGSLPPKVSIVLRCKMSALQSAIYDWVKSTGTLRLDPEGEESKIQKNPLYQAKEYKTLNNRCMELRKTCNHPCLNYPLFNELSTNLIVKSCGKLWILDRILIKLQRTGHRVLLFSTMTKLLDILEDYLNLRRFVYRRIDGTTNLDDRESAIMDFNSPDSDCFIFLLSIRAAGRGLNLQSADTVVIYDPDPNPKNEEQAVARAHRIGQKREVRVIYMEAVVDKISSHQKEDELRSGGTVDMEDEFVGKDRYIGSVESLIRNNIQQYKIDMADEVINAGRFDQRTTHEERRLTLETLLHDEERYQENVHNVPSLQEVNRMIARSDEEVELFDQMDEELDWPEEMMQHDEVPQWLRANTREVNAAIASLSKRPSKNILLGGSVGMDSEVGSERRRGRPKGKKHPNYKELEDENGEYSEASSEDRNEYSAQEEGEIGEFEDDVYSGADGHQLEEDGLTSDAGYEIARSSENARHNHVAEEAGSSGSSSDNQRLVQTVSPSVSAQKFGSLSALDARPSSISKIMGDDLEEGEIAVSGDSHMDHQQSGSWIHDRDEGEDEQVLQKPKIKRKRSLRVRPRQAVERLEDKSGSEMKSLQRGESSLLVDYKYKMQTRIDTESKSFIDNNAGKHDKNATTLKNKQKLPSRKVANTSKLHGSPQSNRLNCSSGPSDDGGEHPRESWEGKPLNSNGSSVHGTKTTEIIQRGCKNVISKLQRKIDKEGHQIVPLLTDLWKRIENSGYAGGSGSSLLDLRKIDQRIDRMDYTGVMELVFDVQFMLRGSMHFYGYSYEVRSEARKVHDLFFDILKIAFPDTDFGEARCAISFSSQIPAGTTTSPRQVTVGPSKRHRATNDVETNPIPSQKLPQSGAASNGESSRFKGSKTGSGSSSAREQPQQDNHPMLTHPGQLVVCKKKRNDREKTLGKGRSGSACPVSPPCAIRSPGSGSNPKDGRWGSQPSQHSNGSAGSVGWANPVKRLRTDSGKRRPSHM; encoded by the exons AATGCAGGATCTTATGTCCATGCAGGCAGTAAATCAAGCCCAAGCATCATCGTCTAGAAATTCATCTGACCATTTTAATCATGGGGAAAAACGGGTAGAGCAAGGGCAGCAGCTAGCACCTGCTAGAAAGAGTGAAGGAAATCCTTCAAGTCAGGGACCAGCTGTTGGAAATATAGTACCTGGAAACATTATAAGACCTGTGCAAGCTCTGGCAAATCAACAGAACACCTCAAACACCATGAACAACCAGATTGCAATGTCTGCTCAATTGCGGGCTATGCAGGCATGGGCACATGAACAAAATATTGATATGTCACATCCTGCAAATGCTCAGTTAATGGCTCAGCTTATTCCATTGATGCAATCAAGGATGGTTCAACAACCGAAGGTAAATGATACTAACTCAGGTGCACAGTCATCACCTGTCCCCGTTTCAAACCAGCAGGTTACTTCTCCAGCAGTGGCAAGTGAAAGTTCAGCACGTGCTAATTCATCTGGCGATGTGTCTGCACAGTCAGGTTCTGTGAAAGGCAGGCAGATGGCTCCACCCAACCATTTGAGCCCACCAATTAGTGCTGGTATAGCCAGTACCTCTAGTGACATGACTGTGCAGCAATTCAGTCTTCATAGCAGAGACACTCAAGGATCTTTGAAGCAATCAGTTCTAACTGGAAATGGAATGCATTCACAGCAAACCTCGGCAAACATGAACATTGGTGCAGATCATCCTCTGAATGCGAAAGCATCATCATCTTGTCCAGAACCTGCAAAAATGCAGTACATCAGGCAATTAAACCAATCTGCTTCTCAGGGTGGAGGTCTGACAAATGAAGGTGGATCAGGAAATTACACCAAAACTCAAGCGGGGCCATCTCAGACACCTCAACAAAGAAATGGTTTCACCAAACAACAGCTTCATGTTCTTAAGGCACAAATACTAGCATTTCGGCGTCTGAAG AAAGGAGAAGGTGCACTTCCCCAAGAACTTCTACGGTCCATCAATCCACCACCTCTTGATTTGCAAGTGCAGCAGCCAATTCATTCTGGAGGAGCACAAAATCAAGAGAGATCGGCTGGAAATATTGTGGCTGAACAGCAAAGGCAGAATGAGGCCAATGCCAAAGATTCACAGCATATCCCATCCATTAGTGGAAATATCTCTTCAAAGAAGGAAGCCTTTATGAGAGATGAGAGCAATCCTGTAACAGCTGTTTATATGCAGGCCACGTCTCCTGTGATAAAGGAATCTGCTGGAAGGGAAGAGCAGCAGTCTGTTGTATGCTCTGCTAAGTCTGATCAGGAAAATGAACATGGAATTAACAGAACATCTGTTAGAAACGAGTTAGTATTAGACAAGGGAAAAGCTGTTGCTGCTCCCCAGTCTTCCGTAGCTGATACAGTGCAACCTAATAAACCTTCTCAGGCGAGCACTGTTGCCCAGTCAAAGGATATGGCTTCCACCGGAAAATACCATGGACCCCTatttgattttcctttcttcaccAGGAAACATGATTCCTTTGGGTCATCAATGAtgctcaacaacaacaacaatttgtCTCTGGCATATGATGTGAAAGAACTTCTGTTTGAGGAAGGCATGGAGGTCATTACCAAGAGAAAGACAGAGAATTTAAGGAAGATTGAAGGTTTGCTTGCAGTAAACTTAGAGAGGAAAAGAATTAGGCCAGATCTTGTGTTAAAGTTGCAAATTGAAGGAAAAAAGCTTCGTCTTTTAGATCTTCAGGCACGTTTAAGGGACGAGATTgatcaacaacaacaagagATAATGGCAATGCCAGATAGGCCATATCGGAAGTTTGTTAGACTGTGTGAACGTCAGCGTATGGAACTTGCTAGACAAGTTCACGCATCTCAGAGAGCTTTAAGGGAGAAGCAACTGAAATCTATATTTCAGTGGCGCAAGAAGCTCCTTGAAACCCATTGGGCCATTCGTGATGCCCGTACTGCTCGCAACAGGGGAGTGGCTAAATATCATGAAAGGATGTTGAAAGAGTTCTCAAAACGTAAGGATGATGACAGAAATAAAAGGATGGAAGCCTTGAAAAACAATGATGTTGACAGATATAGGGAGATGTTGTTGGAGCAGCAGACTAGCATCCAAGGGGATGCTGCGGAGAGATATGCTGTCCTCTCAACTTTCTTAACCCAGACTGAAGAGTATCTCCATAAATTAGGAAGTAAGATAACAACTGCTAAGAATCAACAGGAAGTGGAGGAGGCTGCGAAAGCTGCTGCAGCTGCTGCGCGATTGCAG GGTCTTTCCGAAGAAGAAGTCAGAGCCGCAGCAGCTTGTGCTGGAGAAGAAGTGATGATTAGAAATCGTTTTATGGAGATGAATGCCCCTAAGGACAGTTCCTCTGTCAGCAA GTATTACAGCCTTGCTCATGCAGTGAGTGAGAAGGTTGTACGTCAACCATCAATGTTGCGGGCTGGCACACTTAGAGACTATCAGCTG GTTGGTTTGCAATGGATGCTTTCCCTGtataacaacaaattaaatgGAATTTTGGCAGATGAGATGGGTCTTGGAAAAACTGTGCAG GTTATGGCATTAATTGCCTATTTGATGGAGTTTAAAGGAAACTATGGCCCACATCTTATAATAGTCCCAAATGCTGTTATGGTTAACTGGAAG AGTGAGTTGTATACTTGGTTACCATCTGTGTCATGCATTTTTTATGCTGGAGGGAAGGATTACCGGTCAAAGTTATATTCACAG GAGATTATGGCTATGAAATTTAATGTCCTGGTGACTACTTATGAGTTCATCATGTATGATCGGTCGAGGCTTTCGAAAATTGACTGGaagtatataataatagatGAAGCACAGAGAATGAAGGATAGGGAATCAGTTCTAGCTCGTGATCTTGATAGATATCGTTGTCAAAGACGCCTGCTTCTGACAGGAACACCTTTACAG aatgatttgaaagaactGTGGTCGCTCTTAAATTTACTTCTTCCAGAGGTTTTTGACAACAAGAAAGCCTTTAATGATTGGTTCTCAAAGCCATTTCAAAAGGAAGGTTCCAGTCAAAATACAGAAGATGATTGGCTTGAGactgaaaaaaaagttatcattatCCATCGACTTCACCAAATTCTTGAGCCTTTCATGCTCAGGCGTCGTGTTGAAGAAGTTGAGGGTTCACTACCACCAAAG GTCTCTATAGTTTTACGATGTAAGATGTCAGCTTTGCAGAGTGCCATTTATGACTGGGTCAAATCAACGGGTACCCTTCGACTTGATCCCGAGGGTGAGGAATCTAAGATTCAAAAGAATCCACTCTACCAGGCAAAAGAGTACAAGACTTTAAACAACAGATGCATGGAGTTGCGGAAAACTTGTAATCATCCATGTCTTAATTACCcattatttaatgaattatctacaaatttaattgtaaaatcttGTGGGAAATTGTGGATCCTGGATAGGATCCTTATAAAGCTTCAAAGAACTGGTCATCGAGTTTTGCTGTTCAGTACCATGACAAAACTTCTAGACATATTGGAAGATTACTTGAATCTGCGAAGGTTTGTGTACAGAAGAATTGATGGGACTACTAATTTGGATGACCGTGAATCAGCTATAATGGACTTTAATAGCCCTGATTCAGACTGTTTTATCTTCTTGCTTAGCATTCGAGCTGCTGGGAGAGGCCTTAACCTTCAGTCTGCTGACACAGTTGTTATTTATGATCCTGATCCTAACCCGAAAAACGAGGAGCAGGCTGTGGCCAGAGCTCATCGTATTGGACAGAAAAGAGAAGTCAGAGTTATCTACATGGAGGCTGTTGTTGACAAAATCTCTAGCCATCAGAAGGAGGATGAACTGAGAAGTGGAGGCACGGTCGATATGGAGGATGAATTTGTGGGTAAGGACCGCTATATAGGATCAGTTGAGAGCCTCATAAGGAACAATATTCAACAATACAAGATAGATATGGCTGATGAGGTTATCAATGCTGGACGTTTTGATCAAAGGACAACACATGAAGAGAGGCGTTTGACTTTAGAGACATTGTTACATGATGAAGAAAGGTATCAAGAAAATGTCCACAATGTTCCTTCTCTTCAGGAGGTAAATCGCATGATTGCCAGGAGTGATGAGGAAGTGGAGTTGTTTGATCAAATGGATGAAGAACTGGATTGGCCTGAGGAGATGATGCAACATGATGAGGTGCCACAGTGGCTTCGAGCCAATACAAGAGAAGTGAATGCTGCTATTGCTTCTTTGTCTAAAAGACCATCAAAGAACATTTTATTGGGTGGTAGTGTTGGCATGGACAGTGAGGTGGGTTCTGAAAGGAGAAGGGGACGGCCCAAGGGGAAAAAACATCCTAATTATAAAGAGTTGGAAGATGAAAACGGAGAATATTCTGAAGCAAGTTCTGAAGACAGAAATGAGTATTCTGCACAAGAAGAAGGGGAAATTGGAGAGTTTGAAGATGATGTTTATAGTGGGGCTGATGGACATCAATTGGAAGAGGATGGTTTAACTTCTGATGCTGGATATGAAATTGCTCGTTCTTCAGAAAATGCTAGACATAATCATGTGGCTGAAGAGGCTGGTTCCTCAGGATCATCCTCTGACAATCAAAGATTGGTGCAAACAGTTTCACCTTCAGTTTCTGCTCAGAAATTTGGTTCTCTCTCCGCATTGGATGCCAGGCCAAGCTCCATTTCAAAAATTATG GGAGACGACTTGGAAGAAGGGGAAATTGCAGTATCGGGTGATTCTCACATGGATCATCAACAATCAGGAAGTTGGATTCATGATCGAGACGAGGGGGAAGATGAACAAGTTTTACAGAAACCCAAGATTAAGCGCAAGCGTAGTCTTCGTGTTCGTCCCCGCCAAGCTGTGGAAAGGCTTGAGGACAAGTCTGGCAGTGAGATGAAATCTCTTCAACGGGGAGAATCATCTCTTTTGGTagactataaatataaaatgcaaaCAAGGATTGATACggaatcaaaatcatttatagaCAACAATGCCGGCAAGCATGATAAGAATGcaacaacattaaaaaacaaGCAAAAGTTACCTTCAAGGAAAGTAGCTAATACGTCCAAATTACATGGGTCACCTCAGTCTAATCGTTTGAATTGCTCATCTGGTCCTTCTGATGATGGTGGTGAACACCCTAGAGAAAGTTGGGAGGGGAAGCCTCTAAATTCAAATGGATCTTCAGTTCATGGCACTAAGACGACTGAGATAATCCAAAGAGGA TGCAAGAATGTAATTAGCAAGCTCCAAAGGAAAATAGACAAGGAAGGCCATCAGATTGTACCTTTGCTAACAGATTTATGGAAGAGGATTGAGAATTCAGGGTATGCGGGTGGATCTGGGAGTAGTCTGTTGGATTTACGGAAGATTGACCAGCGGATTGATAGAATGGATTATACCGGAGTAATGGAGCTCGTGTTTGATGTACAGTTCATGTTGAGGGGTTCAATGCATTTCTACGGATATTCATATGAG GTGAGATCTGAAGCAAGGAAGGTTCATGATCTATTCTTTGATATCCTGAAAATTGCGTTCCCGGATACAGATTTTGGAGAAGCAAGATGTGCAATTTCTTTCTCCAGCCAAATTCCTGCGGGTACCACCACATCTCCAAGGCAAGTGACAGTTGGCCCCAGCAAAAGGCACAGAGCGACCAATGATGTGGAAACCAATCCAATCCCTTCACAGAAGCTGCCACAAAGCGGAGCTGCTTCTAATGGCGAAAGCAGCAGGTTCAAAGGTTCAAAAACTGGTAGTGGCAGCAGCAGTGCACGTGAGCAACCTCAGCAGGATAATCATCCAATGCTCACCCATCCAGGTCAGTTGGTTGTGtgcaagaagaaaagaaatgacagagaaaagacATTGGGGAAGGGAAGGAGTGGATCAGCATGTCCTGTTTCTCCACCTTGTGCTATAAGAAGTCCAGGGTCAGGTTCAAACCCAAAGGATGGTAGATGGGGTAGTCAACCATCTCAACACTCAAATGGGTCTGCTGGGTCAGTTGGTTGGGCAAACCCTGTAAAGCGTTTGAGAACAGATTCTGGGAAGAGGAGACCAAGCCATATGTAG